The following coding sequences are from one Acidobacteriota bacterium window:
- the sucD gene encoding succinate--CoA ligase subunit alpha: MAVLVDKNTRLIVQGITGKEGTFHTLQMRDYGTNVVGGVTPGKGGTTHEGIPVFNTVADAVKETGANVSVIYVPPPFAADAIMEAADAGLPLVVCITEGIPVADMVKANEYLSTRTTRMIGPNCPGIISPGKCKIGIMPGHIHKEGRIGVVSRSGTLTYEAVGQLTALGLGQSTAIGIGGDPIIGTTHTDALRLFQEDDETDAIVMIGEIGGTAEEDAAAYAKDNVTKPIVAFIAGQTAPPGRRMGHAGAIISGGKGTAEEKMKALRAAGIRVVQSPADIGKAIVDVLGAGAAA; this comes from the coding sequence TTGGCAGTCTTAGTTGATAAGAACACGCGCCTGATCGTTCAGGGCATCACCGGTAAAGAGGGCACCTTTCACACGCTGCAGATGCGTGATTACGGCACGAACGTCGTTGGCGGCGTAACGCCCGGCAAGGGCGGGACTACCCACGAGGGCATTCCCGTATTCAACACCGTCGCCGACGCCGTAAAAGAAACCGGAGCGAACGTCTCGGTCATTTATGTGCCGCCACCATTTGCCGCGGACGCGATAATGGAAGCCGCAGATGCGGGCCTGCCGCTGGTCGTCTGCATCACCGAGGGAATTCCGGTCGCCGATATGGTTAAGGCGAATGAGTATTTGAGCACTCGTACGACACGGATGATCGGCCCGAACTGCCCCGGAATCATTTCGCCCGGCAAGTGCAAGATCGGCATTATGCCCGGCCATATACATAAGGAAGGCCGGATCGGCGTCGTTTCCCGTTCGGGAACGCTAACTTATGAAGCAGTCGGCCAATTGACCGCCCTCGGCCTCGGCCAATCGACCGCCATCGGCATCGGCGGCGACCCGATAATCGGCACAACGCACACCGACGCTCTTCGGCTCTTTCAGGAAGACGACGAGACCGATGCGATCGTGATGATCGGCGAGATCGGCGGAACTGCCGAAGAGGACGCCGCCGCCTACGCAAAAGATAACGTCACAAAGCCGATAGTCGCCTTCATCGCCGGCCAAACGGCACCTCCCGGACGCCGCATGGGCCACGCTGGTGCTATCATCTCTGGCGGAAAAGGCACCGCCGAAGAAAAGATGAAAGCGCTCAGGGCCGCCGGCATCC